From the genome of Pseudomonas hamedanensis:
CGACCTGCACATTGAGCCCGGCACTGTTGCGCAAGGTTGTTGCCATCGCCGTGTACAGCTGCGAGGGCTGCTGGATCGGGGTGGGCATGCATGGCCTCCTTTTCGAATGTCCACGCGAAAACCCGCCGCACTGCGCGCAGCGAGTCAGGAAAGTGATGGGTTACTGTGAATCGCGCGGTGGCACTTCGCAGACGCCGATGCGCTTGGCGGCCCAGCGTTCGTAAAGACCGATGGCGACGTCGGCACCGGCCATGGCGGTCAGGCAGCCGAATGCGCCGGCGGCCCATATGGACAGTCCTGCGGCATACAACAGCATGATCGCCGACACGCCGCAGATCATGCAGGCGCCGGAGCGCAAGGCCAGGCGCCGCAGCAATGACCAGCCGCGGGCGCCCTCCTTGTCCGCGCGCCACATTTCGCCGGACACCCCGCCGACAACGGCCAGGAGGATGACCAGCCAGATCGGCATGTCCGCCAACGCTTGTTGCTCGTTTGTCAT
Proteins encoded in this window:
- a CDS encoding phage holin family protein, with amino-acid sequence MTNEQQALADMPIWLVILLAVVGGVSGEMWRADKEGARGWSLLRRLALRSGACMICGVSAIMLLYAAGLSIWAAGAFGCLTAMAGADVAIGLYERWAAKRIGVCEVPPRDSQ